AGGTTAATCTTTAGAGTGGAAATATCTATACTAATTAAAAATTATATATATAATTTTTAATTAGTATAGATATTTCCACTCTAAAGATTAACCTAAATAGTTAAAACTATATCTACCAAACAGCAAAACTTTAACTAGAAAAAATAAAACTTTAATTTTTACAATTTTTACATAAAAGTATATAATGTTTATATGTTTTTATTCAGGTTCTTTTTTAAAAGAAAATCTGCTAAACGGAAAAATTTTTACAGAATAAATCTAGATGAATTTATTCTAATTAGCAAACATCTTATCAATTCTACTAGCACTACTCACCAATTACTTGGAATTATTATGGCTTCTGGAATTTCATTAGCTCATCTAAAAAATCAAAATATCAAAACTCCTTACAATTTCAAATCCGATATACTTTCTTATGCATTGGATAACGGTTTACAAATTGAAACATATTCTCTAATTTGCTCTAATGAAATTTCCAGATGTATTGAAAATTTAGACAAAAATAGATTACTATCTATTGATGCACGTAGAATTAATTATGTGGCAAACAATATATTTGGTTTTGGGATTACTGCTAAACAACTGAAAATTATTTACTCTTTTGCTTGCAAAGTCAAAAGAAACTTTAAACTAAATTACATATAACTCTAACTCACAAAACTTTTTCTTAGTTAAAACACCTTGTATATTAAATCTATCACAAAAATTCAATTACATTAAATCATTTGCACCTCTAAAGCTCAATCAAAGCAATCTAAATTATTATCTAAACAGTTCTACTGAAACCAAACTTACAATTATTAATCTGATTTCGAATTTTTTCACTGAAAAGGAACCTTGCAAAAATTTGCATAATCTAAAATTATACATTAATGCTAACTTAAGAAAATTGGGCATTTACAAAAATACTTGTAAATTACAAAAGCGAATTATATACAAAATCTTTTTAATTAATTAATATTTTTAATTAATCGGGGGGAAAAATTCTTTGCAAGCTAATTCAAATAGCTGCCAATCAGCGACACAACATAAGGAACTAGAATAGATATAGCAATAGGAATTACTACTATTGCCGCAATGGTTATTATTCTGTTACTCACCTTGAGTTTTTCTGATAATAATTGATTATTGGTTTCCATTTTTTCTGATAAGAATTTTCCAAAAATTTCTAGTTTTTCGTCAAGATTTTGTTTTATATCTTGTGACAAATTATCTATTTTGGTATTTAAATTCTTCTCTACAGAATCTATCTTAGCATCTAAATTCTTCTCTACAGAATCTATCTTAGCATCTAAATTCTTCTCTACAGAATCTATCTTAGCATCTAAATTAGATATATCCTTTTGTAAATTCTTCTCTACATTATCTATCTTGGCATCTAAATTCTTCTCTACAGAATCTATCTTAGCATCTAAATTAGATATATCCTTTTGTAAATTCTTCTCTACATTATCTATCTTAGTATTGAGCTCATTCTTTACGGTATCAATCTTAAAATCAAGATTCTCAAACTTTAAACCAAATTGTTTTTCTAAATTCTCTAAATCTCTATATGTAAGCTCATTGTGATAATATCTTTTGGATAAATCTTGAGCTATTAATTGTTCCATTCCTAATCGAATAAACTCTTTGTATATTTGTTCTTCAGTAATATTTGCTGTCAACGCTACTTTCATGATTAACTCTCTTAATAATTATATTATAACATAAATCAAGACTAAATAACGGCATATTTCACCACCGACGCGGCCGACTTCTCGTAAAGTGCCCAGGGGGGTTGATCAAATTTCCAATTCGATCCATTAGATCTAACTTTTTTTCCTTAGTTTTTTGAATCCACTTAGTTATAACGCCTCCGGGAATCAAATCTTTAGAGTAAAACGCAAAAACTGCTTTTTTCAAATTCAAAATTTGCTTATATAATTTTCTATTAACAAGCAAGCTGGCGTTCTGCAAGTAGATAAGCAATGGTATGCAAATAGCAAAACACACTCCCTTTTTTGAACCTAAATTCAATGAAATAAGATTTATTGTAGGTTTTGATTTTTTTTTGGAGAAGTTGCAAACAGAAGTATAGTCACTGTAAAAAGGATTATTCCTAATCTTCTTATATCCGTAAAACATCCCTAAAAATTCATCCCCTTTCCTTGTTGGGAATAGGGTAACGTATTTTTTCTCTTTGGTGAACAAATTTGTAAAAAAGACAAATACTTTTTCTGATTTTACGTCGAACCCCCTCAAAATATTATTCAATATGGTGTGGTACATGGTTCTATCGCCCACGATTTCTTTCTTGAAAAAAAAGTGTTATTTTTTAAAGGGATCTGTTTTCTAAT
This sequence is a window from Borreliella afzelii. Protein-coding genes within it:
- the bdr gene encoding Bdr family repetitive protein, translated to MKVALTANITEEQIYKEFIRLGMEQLIAQDLSKRYYHNELTYRDLENLEKQFGLKFENLDFKIDTVKNELNTKIDNVEKNLQKDISNLDAKIDSVEKNLDAKIDNVEKNLQKDISNLDAKIDSVEKNLDAKIDSVEKNLDAKIDSVEKNLNTKIDNLSQDIKQNLDEKLEIFGKFLSEKMETNNQLLSEKLKVSNRIITIAAIVVIPIAISILVPYVVSLIGSYLN
- a CDS encoding DUF226 domain-containing protein encodes the protein MGDRTMYHTILNNILRGFDVKSEKVFVFFTNLFTKEKKYVTLFPTRKGDEFLGMFYGYKKIRNNPFYSDYTSVCNFSKKKSKPTINLISLNLGSKKGVCFAICIPLLIYLQNASLLVNRKLYKQILNLKKAVFAFYSKDLIPGGVITKWIQKTKEKKLDLMDRIGNLINPPGHFTRSRPRRW